One genomic window of Micrococcus flavus includes the following:
- a CDS encoding Hsp20/alpha crystallin family protein: MARTPVDPFREMERLMNGITRAAGTTSMPLNLYREGDVFTAEIELPGVDPSSIDVDVEERTLTVRAERREQTAKEGRQWLTRERAAGTFARQLTLGQGLALDKIAADYRDGVLVLSIPVAEQAKPRKIQVNVGGSATDTVAGQEVPGQQVQGQEVAPAEPSGE, translated from the coding sequence ATGGCCCGTACCCCCGTCGACCCGTTCCGTGAGATGGAGCGCCTGATGAACGGCATCACCCGCGCCGCCGGCACCACCTCCATGCCCCTGAACCTCTACCGCGAGGGCGACGTCTTCACCGCCGAGATCGAGCTGCCGGGCGTGGACCCGTCCTCGATCGACGTGGACGTGGAGGAGCGCACCCTCACCGTCCGCGCCGAGCGCCGCGAGCAGACCGCCAAGGAGGGCCGCCAGTGGCTCACCCGCGAGCGCGCCGCCGGCACCTTCGCTCGCCAGCTGACCCTCGGCCAGGGCCTGGCGCTGGACAAGATCGCGGCCGACTACCGCGACGGCGTCCTGGTGCTGTCCATCCCGGTGGCCGAGCAGGCCAAGCCCCGCAAGATCCAGGTGAACGTGGGCGGCTCCGCCACCGACACCGTGGCGGGCCAGGAGGTCCCCGGCCAGCAGGTGCAGGGCCAGGAGGTCGCTCCCGCGGAGCCCTCCGGCGAGTGA